A DNA window from Flavisolibacter ginsenosidimutans contains the following coding sequences:
- a CDS encoding RagB/SusD family nutrient uptake outer membrane protein, with amino-acid sequence MKRIIYCGMLLTLLAQTACKKDYVNPNAATDAQVFGSSQSLTGVAIGLQRVYTAGRASSLYNRTAINGLLTNELIVLNVGNTGEAQLQTGGGSVDGTNTLLGGLWTSSNKILYDADRVLSGAAALGDKNYASGLIAYTTIFKALALGDLAMFWEKVPTSTGTGVSFADRTDGYNRAIAAIDAALSAVNANAISAAFLANIPTGIDIVNTLYALKARYSLFVGNYAQALTAANAVDLTKKSVFNFSTVNLNPIFETSTSTNNVYAIGDVNTLGLPAGLQPDPSDKRLPFYTTTAYASKIAGFGSGTVTPFPIYLPGEITLIKAEAYARQNDLTNALIELNKVITKQPSADPFGVGAGLPPLVGPLSQQQILDQIYKQRSIELFMSGLKLEDMRRFGRPTAERKRNFLPYPFQERDNNTNTPPDPPF; translated from the coding sequence ATGAAACGGATTATATACTGCGGAATGCTGCTCACCCTACTTGCGCAAACCGCCTGCAAAAAAGATTACGTAAATCCTAACGCGGCTACCGATGCGCAGGTATTTGGTTCTTCACAAAGCCTTACCGGTGTCGCCATTGGATTGCAACGCGTTTACACGGCAGGCCGTGCCAGCTCGCTTTACAACCGCACCGCCATAAACGGCTTGCTGACAAATGAACTTATTGTATTGAACGTTGGCAACACCGGCGAAGCGCAATTGCAAACCGGCGGCGGAAGCGTGGACGGAACCAATACTTTGCTCGGCGGCTTGTGGACATCGAGCAATAAAATTTTGTACGATGCGGATAGAGTGTTGAGCGGCGCGGCAGCTTTGGGCGACAAAAACTATGCAAGCGGATTGATTGCCTACACGACTATTTTCAAAGCCCTTGCCTTAGGCGACCTGGCAATGTTTTGGGAAAAGGTTCCAACGTCAACCGGAACGGGTGTAAGCTTTGCCGATCGCACAGACGGTTATAACCGCGCAATTGCCGCCATAGACGCTGCCTTGAGTGCTGTAAATGCAAACGCCATTTCTGCTGCCTTTCTTGCAAACATTCCCACCGGCATTGACATCGTAAACACCTTGTATGCGTTGAAAGCCCGCTACTCGCTTTTCGTTGGCAACTATGCACAGGCCCTTACTGCGGCCAATGCCGTTGACCTCACTAAGAAATCGGTGTTCAACTTTTCGACTGTGAACCTGAACCCGATTTTTGAAACGTCCACCTCCACCAACAACGTTTACGCCATTGGCGATGTGAACACGCTTGGCTTGCCTGCCGGCTTGCAACCCGATCCATCGGACAAGCGTTTGCCTTTTTATACCACCACGGCTTACGCCTCGAAGATTGCGGGCTTTGGTTCGGGAACCGTAACCCCTTTCCCGATTTATTTGCCCGGCGAAATAACCCTGATTAAAGCTGAAGCTTACGCAAGACAAAACGATTTGACGAATGCATTGATTGAATTAAATAAAGTGATAACCAAGCAGCCGTCCGCTGATCCGTTTGGCGTCGGTGCAGGCTTGCCGCCATTGGTGGGTCCATTATCGCAGCAGCAAATCCTGGATCAGATCTACAAGCAACGCAGCATCGAGCTTTTCATGAGCGGATTAAAGTTGGAAGACATGCGGCGCTTTGGACGGCCAACCGCTGAACGCAAACGAAACTTTTTGCCTTATCCGTTTCAGGAGCGGG